ATCAAATTGCACTTGTACGTGCCCTTTACCCTGAGGATCTTTATTGCTGATGACTCTTCCTAGTTGTTGTTCAACTAAAGGGGATTGGGCATGTGCTTGTGAAATAGATCCCGTTTGTGCATCAACTCCCTTAAATGTACCTTCATATTTCCCCAAAGCATCTACCTGATGGTGAACCTCTGTGATGAGTAAGGTCGTAAAATAATGGGCTGTTTTTTTGTTAGGTTGGAGCATCTGTATTTCTACCTTACAACCCGGGTACAAAAAGGGGATGGTTGTATTACCAGTTGTAACAAAAACGTGAATTCCTTCTCGGCCAACAAGTCCTCTTTGGGCGTGTTCTACCTCTTGATGGGTAATTGCTGCTATAGGAGCTTGTTGAAGTGAAGGAGTGGTAAATGTTTGTGCAGCTTGTATATAGGTTGATTTAGCTAAGGTGCCTTTTAGCACTAAAGACGTATCCGTACTGGTGCTTAGTTTTTCATCACTCACACTGTTGTAATCATACAATAAGCGATTCACATGACGTGCTTGTAGGCGAATCTCCAGCTGACTCACATCACGCCCATAGAGCAATCGAATCGGTTTTTCATCTGTGGGAATTTTGCCAAAATGAAGAATTTCTCCGTCATAAAAAAAATGTTCTCCCTGTGCGTGAGCAAGGCGAGTGAGAAAGTTATAAGGAGTTTCATTGTACTGGCAACTATAGGATAATTGCCTGGGATGGGTGAGCTGAATGCTGGATTTATACTGTTCTTGTTGATGGTAACCCTGGTCAAGTAGTTGTTGAACAACCCCTTGTAAAGGCTCTGAACTTTGACCACCAAAGCTTTGGATATTTGGGGCTTGATCTAGCAGTACTGTTGGACTAAACCCTTTAAGAATAAGATATCCTTGATTGCCGTGTGCTTGCTCAAAAGACACTGCCGTAATGACTCCCACAAAATAACGCCTCGGTTTATCGGTGTTGTTCTTATAATGCATAGAAACTAAAAGGCGCTTGCCTACGAGTTTTTGAGATTCTTCCATTTCATGCGTTTCTATTCCTCCAAAACAATCATGACTAAATGAAACTGTAAATTCATGATGCGTTTGACTGCTCTGTTTGAGTTCGAAGTCGCGGTAGTAACTCAAGGTTTTCCCTTCGATACTAAAGGTAAGATCAACCAATTGATTGATTCCAGGGATATAGTGTTGGGCGATGGCAGAGGCATTGCTTTGTATAGAGGAGTGCGA
The window above is part of the Myroides odoratus DSM 2801 genome. Proteins encoded here:
- a CDS encoding type VI secretion system Vgr family protein produces the protein MPHSFLKAQSSLAEESAHSHSSIQSNASAIAQHYIPGINQLVDLTFSIEGKTLSYYRDFELKQSSQTHHEFTVSFSHDCFGGIETHEMEESQKLVGKRLLVSMHYKNNTDKPRRYFVGVITAVSFEQAHGNQGYLILKGFSPTVLLDQAPNIQSFGGQSSEPLQGVVQQLLDQGYHQQEQYKSSIQLTHPRQLSYSCQYNETPYNFLTRLAHAQGEHFFYDGEILHFGKIPTDEKPIRLLYGRDVSQLEIRLQARHVNRLLYDYNSVSDEKLSTSTDTSLVLKGTLAKSTYIQAAQTFTTPSLQQAPIAAITHQEVEHAQRGLVGREGIHVFVTTGNTTIPFLYPGCKVEIQMLQPNKKTAHYFTTLLITEVHHQVDALGKYEGTFKGVDAQTGSISQAHAQSPLVEQQLGRVISNKDPQGKGHVQVQFDWQRNNQSTAFIPVLSQHAGNSSFVSANRGFVFIPEEGDLVLVSFIGNHPDRPFVLGSFFYGSTGMGGGHENQIKSIRTRSGHTLRFTEDESIELFDAIGNHVTLDTKAKDILLTAPENLILNAKNIHLQASQNIHAFAQQHLYLEAQENIDIKAAKRYNLTARDSTTSIVYTAAYQTQDYRLTCEIGQMEATKENFQFLSNKEVETISNKRVKLL